From the Diospyros lotus cultivar Yz01 chromosome 13, ASM1463336v1, whole genome shotgun sequence genome, one window contains:
- the LOC127788593 gene encoding uncharacterized protein LOC127788593, with protein sequence MAETSRPRVTITLGRSGQVVKRAGPALDSDFSDSRPGHRNKRSVRDRLGSDVDRTHFSNKRQRGDANMLSMNGGNGAYDTLLGKDDLRYKLIRKNVLKRVESDVMGDRMDLRETLSRPVRPNTTSLSMRQRMAEPTDPRYLVPERKDTSILGQIPSTRSADALPKMDSLRNSYSPWNLDQLRQRSPDKISHTSRILSPQKNQEEIMKRPLIRTYDDARTVPYTSRDILEPGRHLATASSPYMTRLTSATAYVKPVVAQPAPSIGGIVPKSSYSSDEHFTVDSFLHSLGLEKYAICFKAEEVDMTVLRQMGDNDLKELGIPMGPRKKIQLALLSRSKRQL encoded by the exons ATGGCCGAGACTTCGAGGCCTCGAGTTACAATCACTTTGGGTCGGAGTGGTCAG GTGGTGAAGAGGGCAGGACCAGCATTAGACAGCGATTTTTCTGATTCTCGGCCTGGGCACAGAAATAAACGGTCAGTTAGAGATAGGCTTGGAAGTGATGTTGATAGAACCCATTTCAGCAACAAACG GCAAAGGGGAGATGCTAATATGCTGAGCATGAATGGTGGTAATGGTGCATATG ATACACTCCTTGGCAAAGATGACCTTCGATACAAACTCATCCGGAAAAATGTACTTAAGCGAGTGGAAAGTGATGTAATGGGGGATAGGATGGACCTACGTGAGACACTGTCTAGGCCAGTCCGTCCTAACACAACTAGTCTCAGTATGCGGCAGAGAATGGCTGAGCCAACAGATCCTAGGTATCTTGTGCCTGAGCGAAAGGATACAAGCATATTGGGGCAAATTCCTTCAACAAGAAGTGCAGATGCCTTGCCCAAGATGGACTCGTTGAGAAATTCTTATTCACCTTGGAATCTGGATCAGTTAAGGCAAAGATCGCCAGATAAAATTTCACATACTTCGAGGATTCTCTCACCTCAGAAAAATcaggaagaaattatgaaaagacCGTTAATTAGGACATATGATGATGCCAGAACAGTCCCGTATACGAGCAGAGATATTCTTGAACCTGGAAGGCATTTGGCTACTGCATCTTCACCTTATATGACAAGACTGACTAGTGCCACTGCATATGTGAAGCCTGTGGTGGCACAACCAGCCCCTTCTATTGGTGGTATTGTGCCCAAGAGTTCATATTCA AGTGATGAACACTTTACTGTGGACAGCTTCTTGCATTCATTGGGCTTGGAAAAATATGCCATCTGTTTTAAGGCAGAGGAA GTGGACATGACTGTGTTAAGGCAGATGGGAGACAATGACCTCAAAGAATTGGGAATTCCTATG GGGCCAAGGAAGAAAATTCAGCTTGCCTTGCTTTCACGTTCCAAGCGACAATTGTGA